A segment of the Maylandia zebra isolate NMK-2024a linkage group LG2, Mzebra_GT3a, whole genome shotgun sequence genome:
ctggaaacctaaactaggtaaactaataagacaaaccagaaacgaggatgcagggaggtccggagaaatacatacgggaagacgcagggagaccgaggggaaacaacacagacgaaccagcaattactatgacagaagacacaacttaaatacactcagagaacacagggagattacatacaggtgggaacacagctgggagtgatcaCGTGACGAGAGTAGggagacaaacagaaacactcacataagacgcagaccttcacaataaaacaggaaacacatacacgcaatgacataacacaccaacttaacacagactgggggacacagaacataggaacatgaaccatgaaacagaagagtataaacacccaaggtaaccaaaaccacagaatactaataaactaaacaaacacGGAGTCGCAGACTCCGGATCATGACAGGAACCATTCTTTGACCTCCCGCATGCATTCTTGAAAGTAGTGTAGGGACACAGCAAGGTCGTCAGTAAGTTGAAAATAGATCTGTATATCATCGTCGTAACAGTGGAAGGTGATActgtatttttcaaagattgcGCCTAGAGGGAGCAAATACAATGAGAAGAGAATAGGGCCTAAAACTgatccttgaggcacaccacaacagaccggagcagaggaagaggagaaggtgcCCAAGTTAACCGAAAAGGACCTGTCAGCAAGATATGATTTAAACCAGTCGAGGGCAGTGCCTCTAATACCCACAGTGTGCTCAAGTCTtagtaataaaatgttatggtCCACCATATCAAAGGCCGAAGAGAGGTCTAGTAAAACTAGGACCATAGAGCGTCCAGTATCAGTGATTACAAGAATATCATTAAGAACTCTAACCAACGCTGTTTCAGTGCTATGCAATGGCTTAAAGGCAGATTGAAATTTCTCAGCAATATTGTTCGTGTCCAAGTACTCCTGGAGCTGGGAGAGAACTAGTCTCTCCAGGATCTTGGACAAGAACGAAAGCTTAGAGATCGGTCTGTAGTTTGAAAGGTCATTACAGtaagagtttctttttttaagaatcGGGTGGACTACAGCATGCTTAAAAACCAAAGGaacagccagctgtgcctgagtgaccgagccccaggccgagaggccgggggcaccccacctccgaagtggcccgagcgagccccaggctccaggccccgatgagcggccgccaaggagtgagccggtgtgtacctggacgcccatccccagacacaaagaaccaccaacgcaccgatatcTGAGGGAGTccaccactggcaggggaagtggtggtgggtggagatagacctccaaaccttggagggcctgagatgtccccagagaggtggcgtctgatactcaacctgacatatagacacagacatacaggcacacacagatacaaacatccattcccaccctcatgctctcatgtgcacttactccacactcaaccaacgtggagacagacatgaagagacgctgtacacacgatcacactccccaagcgtactctacgaaccgggtctaggtacccttgcccctggaggggggaactgcacccagacccaggtggtgttacccttttccctgcggtggggagaggcagtgtgagtaatgtgaatgtctaagttgtgggataaaattgaggcagaggcagtgtttttaagcttatacgtgggggtttatttttccaaaggaatttggacatacatgaatctagagatctgaaccaatcttgtggcggtttagttgggatcattgagaataaataatttatttttggtaagaccatcatttttatagcagcaacccttcccatgagtgatatgggtagacatttccacctAGCCAGATCaccttctaccttctttaaaagtgagatatggtttaatttagttagatctgcaagcttgggagaaacattaatacctaaatattttatatttcccgattgcagtggtgtagaagaggaattatggagggagcaattaatcggtaggactgtagattttgaccagttaattgagtaatctgatattcttgcaaaagagtttatcaattcaatcaccccagagatattggtttgtgagttttggagaaaaagtaacacatcatccgcataaaggctgattttatgttccacgttcttgcattttatgcccttaattactgaattctgtctaattgctgctgctagtggttcaataaaaattgcaaacagtgaaggggagagtgggcatccctgcctggtgcccctcaagagacagaagctggaggatgtctggtcatttgttctgacacaagctgttggggaattatataatatttttaaccagtttatgaaagaggatccaaaaccaaatttgtgtaaagttgcaaataaaaatttccagttaactctgtcaaatgctttttctgcgtctaaagagaatattgtagtttctagatttttactgtatgagtagtctatcaaattaagtaatctacgtgtatttgttgatgagtgcctaccttttatgaaaccataAGAATTTTTAAAGACCGAGGCTGCGCCGCCACCCCTACCAGTAAGCCTTGGTGAGCTAAAAGCGACACAGTCCGATGGAAGAAGTTTGGtacacattcacccagtgtatatactatatgtatgtatatatatatatataatgttcttcctctacacccccccccccaatttttgcacatgtcgaggagcgtgtcagactacatttcactgtgtgttatacttgtataactatgcatgtgacaaataaagaaccttgaaccttgaaccttggtAAAAGGGATGAACTCACCAGGACGAATCCAGGTTTCAGTCAGGAATAAAGCATCAATCCCATTAGTGGAGAGGAAGTCATTTAAGAGAAAGGTCTTATTGACCAGCGACCTGACATTAAGCAATGCCATCCGTATCCTAGGGGCTAAGTCGCCTAGGGTGGTGCGTCATAGGACACTTAGGTTGCTTCGGCAAACGCTGCATTGGAGCGATGTTATCCAAACCCAAGCAGGAAAACATGCCACAGGAATGGCAGGGTAGACTTCGTGGTCGGCCGAGCAGATCCAACGGTGGGTGAGCAACTTAGCATCAGAGCACTCCTGGGAAGGAGGGAAAGAAGACAAAATATCCAGGCTACCCACATGCCAGCTCCTTCTACCGTGTTTCCTATAGCGTTTCTTGTGTAGATTCGGAATAGGTAGGTGGAGGAAGCCGGTCGGAGGGTCCGGTCATGGGGTCCGGTCGGAGGGTCCGGTCAGAGGGTCCGGTTGGAGGGTCCGGTCGGGGCGCGGTGGCGTCACCCAGGTTCCAGCAAGGATCAGGCCGAGAGGAATGAGAGAGTCTTAGATTTAAAAGTGTTTGCCTGTCGTATGTAATCCGTGCACAGCCATTAGATGAGCATACAACTAAAAGGATAAAAAATACAATGCCAAGGTCCATAAAGAGCGTAGAGAGGGTAAAAAGCAGCGAAGCAGATATAGCCGAGGACGGCAAGCCACGTACACCGGCACCATCTTAGCTTTAGATCTCAAACACTGGGCCACATGGCCCAGAACCCTGACACTAATACTTATTGAGTGGCAATTAATGAGGCCATGTCTGTTCTCGCAGCTGCAGATCTTTGCTAACTTTCCCTCTGTGACCTGCAACAGACACAGAGTCGCCTTCCAGAATACAGAGCGTCGCTGTAATGGGGATGGTGATAAATACTGAATGACGGGAGGAGACGGTGTCATTAAAGCCACCTCCATCGACAGCCCCGCTCTCACTGCACGCTCTGCGATATAAGCTTCGAGCCTGCAAGTCATCTTTTGTAACTGGGAGGTTGAGGATGACACGGCTTGGAGTTTCTGCTTCCACTATCAATCAGAAAACCCAGTCGTCTTTCTTTGTCAAACCGTTCACTGTAAATAACCAAACTGAACTTCCATTTAAAGAAAGCTTGGACCGGAACAGAAAATCTCTTTAGCTTAACTTTGATGCAACTTCGAACCCACTCGCTGTTCAACCTTTCTCTTTGCatggggcagccaatcagaagaaaagtACGCTTAAAGGAGGGAGGCGCTTAAACAGCGCATTTCAGATACTCTGCCAAACTGAACAAACCACCGCTTCATCAGTGTCGATAAacagaataaataacagaacaGAAATAGCACTGGGCAGCATTTTCTTCAGCTAAATTGCTGCTTGTGTGAGTGAAGCTACAGGTAGCACTtccgtgtgtttgtttttggtcataTGAGCCGGGACGGGATGTGGAAAAGTATTAAATTACTCCCAACCAGCAGCTGGTTTTGGGTGGACggcttcaggaaaaactttgGAGAGTAGAAGGCGGCTGATGTGCAGACTAACCCTGCTTCATTACATTTGGGGGTAAACAGTCTGTATGTGAGATAGGAAACTTGGCAGTAATAATAATGCTGCTCAGAGGCAGGACAGTTTAATGCTGGGAGCTTGGTACAATGGCTTCAGCCGTGGGAAAATATAATTGAAATGCAGCACAATTCACTCGGGGCGGCAGGTAAATGTTAAACTCTTAAATCAAGCCCTCAAACTTCATTTCCTCGTGTGGGAGAAAGACCTTTACAGCACATCAGCGAGCCCCAGCTTTCTTATTGTCAGAGAAGTTGGCCGAGCAAGGAGCTGATAAATTGGAATAAAATTTATCAGTTGCAACTGTGGCTCAAAACTGATGTTTATGCCTCTGCTGGAAGCAACAGCCCATTATTAGGAGATTTCTTTTGACAAGTTCTATATGGAAGTGCGCAAGAGCAGCTCGGGACAGCAGTATTAATTTGCCTGAATGATGGTGGAGCCATTAAAGCAGCAGTGATGAGGTTTGGAGAGCCTTATGATGAAACTACTCAGCTTCTGGTTTGTCCCCTAAAACAACTTTGAAAATGAATAATGACAAGTGTCGCACTAGTACTATAAGGTAGTGCACCACTGCCATTGGACATTTTGTACATAACTGATATTCCCCCGTGTCTTTTACACAGTGGAGTTATTTCACAGCCTAGAAAGTAGAGTGGTCTGAAACCCTACAACATGTCGAAAAGACACCACTGGATCATCACTGTCACAGGGCAACAAAGGAAATGTTGGAGAAGTTTGTGGTAGATGGATGaactttgttttactttaatacaaagaaaactccaACGACTACTTGCAgtctgagagcgaagtgctctaatggggtgatatggtactataaggtcattaagataagatggggcctaaTTAtataagaccttgtatgtgaggagcaggattttaaattctggatttaacagggagccaatgaagggaagccaatataggATAAATATTCTTTCTAGTCCCTGCCGGTACTCTCGCTGCAGCATTTTgtattaactgaaggcttttcagggagtttttaggacatcctgataataatgaattacagtagtccagcctagaatcAATAAATGCATTAACTAGTTTGTCAGCGTCACTCttagacaggatatttctaattttagagatactgcgaaaatggaagaaagcagtcctatgatatgattcaaaccactgcagtgcagtaccccGTGTTTCAATCTTTGTAGTAAATCTCTTAGTATAGCCCAAACTCAGTCTAAGTACTTCTTACTAATGTAATGCCCAGACCAGACTCAAATGCTTGTGTGATTCCACGTGTGTGTCTGCCACCGCGTCTGAAAAGTAACACTAAGGTGTGTCCACAAGTGTGATGAACGGTAAAATATGATGACGAGTCCTACAGGTATCAGCATGTGATGAGTTGGCAGTGAGAATGCGTCGATCTGACTTATCTAGCTGACGACCTGCCTGAAAGATTTTTGGATTAACTTATTTTATACTGACAGCTTGTCATCCTCCTCTTGCTCTACAGGAAACGCCTTTGTTGTGAGCCTGGCCTTCGCTGACTTGGTGGTTGCTATCTATCCCTACCCGCTGGTGCTCACTGCCATTTTCAACGACGGTTGGATTGCCGGCTACATCCACTGTCAGATCAGTGGCTTCCTCATGGGCCTCAGCGTAATTGGCTCCATCTTTAACATCACGGGCATCGCCATCAACCGCTACTGCTACATCTGCCACAGCCTCAAGTATGACAAGCTCTTCTCCAACAGCAACACCATGTGCTACGTCGTGCTCGTCTGGGCGCTCACCATCCTCGCCATCGTCCCCAACTGGTTTGTGGAGTCGCTGCAGTACGACCCGCGGGTTTACTCCTGCACCTTCGCCCAGTCCGTCAGTTCACTGTACACCATCGCCGTGGTGGTGGTGCACTTCATCTTGCCCATTGGCATTGTCAGCTACTGCTACCTGCGTATCTGGATTCTGGTCATCCAGGTGAGGCGGCGGGTCAAGCCAGACTCGAGACCTAAAATCAAGCCACACGACCTCCGCAACTTCCTCACTATGTTTGTGGTGTTCGTGCTCTTTGCTGTTTGCTGGGCGCCGCTGAACCTGATTGGCCTGGCGGTGGCAGTGGACTCCACGCTGGGCCGTGCCATCCCAGAGTGGCTGTTCACAGCCAGCTACTTCATGGCGTATTTTAACAGCTGCCTCAATGCCGTCGTCTACGGTGTCCTGAACCATAACTTCAGGAAGGAGTACAAGAGGATCGTCCTCATCATCTTCAAGTTCCACTGCTGAGATGGAATACTTGGAAATGCAGAGATTTTTATCTTTAATGACATGAAAGATAGAAAGAACTTTACCCTGAcaggaaaataaaacaggactGATGAAATGGAAAGAAAGCAAATAAAGGTACAGTGGAAGGAGAACAACAAGAGCACTGAGTGGGAGAGAAAAATAGGAGCGCTTTAATAGCTGCAGGAGGAGAGATGAAGAGCagacaaagtgaaataaatgttGCCACACTGAGAGTTATCAGTGATGCCTTCAGGGAAACAAGGAGACTAAGAATGCAGAGAGCAAGGGAGAGGCCAGAACTTGGGAAGCACTCCTAACTGGGgaatgtgtttcatcttgaCTTTCTTGGGTAATGAAGTCGTGACTTAATGTTCAGATGAGAGCATAATTCATTGTGTTTAATTAGCAACATAATTAAGTTAAATGTGGGGTCACTGAGTTGAATAGCATCCTCTGTGAATTAGATTCAAGGCAGAGCTCTgacactgtgattttttttaaaagacgtCGACGCTGTTCCTGTTCCTACAAAGTACGAAGATAACGACGAAGATGACAAATCGGCTTTGAGGAGAATGAAGATGCATTATATACTTTTAAAATTGCAAAATCATTTAAGGTGGGACACATTTTTGAACATTAAGGCTGCGAGAGACTCTGTGTGTGCACAACAACGATTGGGATATTTTACTTGTAATATAACTAATCTATGTAAGAAGGTAGCAAACTCTCACTGAGGACAGAGGGGGACGATGGACGACTTGTCCAGTGACTTCAGCTTTGGACTAAGAGTCCCAGTATGAAGCATAAAAGTACTCCATGATATGGGTCTGGTTCCTGCAAGACTGGTCCTAACTAAAACTTGATATTTGTTAAGACCAGCCCAACTTAAACCTAGTCTTAACTAAGGTGTCCATGCGTCTATGACTGCAGAGTGATAGAAATGTTGCAGAGTTCACCTGTTTTTACCAACCAGCTGTTGTGTAATGTAATCcaataaaaacagctgtttaGTGACTTCATTGTCATTCAGCTCTAATAACGAGCCCCAAAATTTACATGAAGTCTGAAAAGTTGCTGTTCAAGTTAAAAGACAGGAACACTTTTTCAAGTAGCTCATCATAAAACATTAACAGCATCACTTACAAAATCCATCACTTCTAGCAGCCATGGTTTGGGTTTCGTTTCGTTTTCCTGCATCACAGAGTTCCCTGCACTCAGCTGGTGGCCGTCATGACATCAATGGAATCATGTGTATGCAAATTTTTACCACTTAGAAGGTGCTCAGGTCACCTGCAAATGGTTTAATCACCAAGTCCTTTTAGAAAGGAGCATTATAAGCAGCTACCTGTGCGTTTGTCTCAAGCCCCGAACCTTGGCTCCACTGCCTTCAACTGCAGCTGGCAGTCCTGGTTCTGCTCAGCTTAGCAGCTCACTTCTCCACCTGCGGCATTTTCTGACTCTACATctcacagagaagaagaaagactaCCATGGACAGCTGCAGTTCAAGGCAGTGAACAACAAtactttaaaaatgcaaataaaaaatactaaaataaagTACCCCGTGTATTCGTGGGGTTGTTAGTAACCCATTAAAGTCTTTGTGGGGGAAACACTATGCTGTGCTTTTATACTGATACAGTAATAATTACTCTGACTTCCAGTTCTAGTTGTCGGGCCAAAAGCTGGGAGATGACGCATGGATGACCACACACGCTTAAAGCTCTGAGATCCCAACAAAAAACTCAGTGCAAGGTGGAGTCTGAGAAGTGCCACACCTCACCACATCCACCTGTGTGAGTCGTGCATCCACAGTCTTAGTGCCCAGATTCCTGCAAAAAACACGTGTCAGAAAATGGTGAAACAAACATGTGCAAGAGTGCAAAACATCCCCAGACCTGCTGCCAGGGCACTTAGGAGGCTACAAGCTTTTTTGACTTTGTGAGGCCTGAAAGTTAAAAGTGTCATTAATCAAAATCCACTTTTAATTTAAAGCAGTAAAATGTTCTTTCGCTGTCCTTCTGCTGTTAAGTGTAACTTTGCAATGATGCTTTCAGGACTCAAACATTTAGTTTGACCGGACAGTGTGATGAATATGAAGAGGGGCAGGGGGTACAATATGCTCCAGAGAGGCTGACTCTGAGACTGTCTCCCTTCATTGCATCATCACCTTCCTCTTCCTGAGAATGAGCggcacaggtgtgccacagccTCTCTGCACTGCCTGCACGGTGTGTCCGTGTGCAACCCTCTGCAAACACAGACGGAGACAAAAGGATGAAAACACAGTGTCTGTGTACCGCTGTGTCCTCCCACATGACCAAAGCCAGTCTGAGCTCAGCAACCTGAGACTATCAGTGTTCCCTCACAGTCGCATGAGTGCGTCTGCTGTACACACAGAGTCTGAACACAAGCCAAGCATCAGAGAAACAGGCACGAGTGATTAAATCATGGTAACGGTATTCTGAACATGTCACTGTGCTTCATACTGCTGGGGAGCTGAAGATGAATGTTGCATATGTATTAATAAGCTGTGATAATCTGCCTGTGCTTTGGTCCTATTTTAATAagctcactgtgtgtgtgtgtgtgtgtgtgtgtgtgtgtgtgtgtgtgtgtgtgtgtgtgtgtgtgtgtgtgcgcgtgcgtgtttTGGGACCAGTTTATGGGTCCACTGAGGACCCTTCGATGGCACCAGGGACAGCTGTTGGAGGGacagcgtgtttgtgtgtgttttgtttgttttttgtgccaaGATGTTGCCGGTTCAAAGTCAGTCAAGGTCTGAAGTTTAAAGCCAAATGTTCCTGTGTTCACGTCTTGTAAGCGCAGGCAGGTAATATACAGGTAAAACAAGGGCATCTGACAAATAATCTGAACTCACAGGAAATCTTCAATGAGCTGCTGTGAGTCTTCACATCTGTccaagaaacagagaaaataaattGACCAAGAATTAAGTACATTAATTGAAGACCAACAGGAGTTTAGACTAGTTTAACATAACAACGTCTTGTTCTTTTTGACACCACGTAAAAAGAAGCCATCCTCCCCGTCCTCGGTGCAGATCTGGGACCTGTGGGATTTATCATATCTCTGCTGCCTCTGCGTTGCaagttttatttactttatcaaCCTCCAAAGATGAATCTAAGATAATAAATAGTAATATGACGGGAAGCAGTTACTCTCAGATGAAGCTGGACTAATCTAACCAGCTTCCACAGACACTTACAGTGAGTCTGAGAGGTGAAGCTAATGTAAAAACCTAAATTCCTTCTAATGACAACCAGCTGGCTGTTGGCAGGACACCCGTGGATCGATGCTGGATCGGATTGGGATCTGAGGAATCTGCAGTTACAGACTCCAACACGActgtgaataaaagaaaaaagcacagaTGACATAAACGAATAAAGTGGAATTCATCAATACTCATGTTTGGAAGATAGCGCAGCTCGATGAGGACAGCGGCAGGTTTAATTGGCCCACTGAGGGTTTAAAGAAGCACAGTTAttggctttcttttttttttttacctgaattACCTGCAGCTGTGTACATCTAAAGACGtatttctcttatttttttgtGCTAAAAATCAATGAAGCttgctgttgtttgtgtgtttggatcAGTTTTAAACAAACAGAATGGATGTGAAGGCCGAGCGGCAGCCGGTTGCTCTGAATGACAATGTTCTGGTTTTCCTTTCTCACGCTGTTTTGCACATTGCCGTGGAGAATGTttcctctgaatgtttgtaatgtCGATGAAACAAAAGAAACCAAGCAACACCTGAAATCCATGTCTTAATAAAAGAACTTTCAGTGTGAGCCGCTGGCCTCCTCGCTTTATTTCACACAGAAACAGCACGCTCACAGAGACACTGATCCGGTCTATCGTTATGTTCATGAAGGTTTAACTCTGGTTTCCTCACacgctgctgctctgtctgCAGCCACCGCactcattttattatttcttcttctcttatAAAGtcaatctctctctcctgctggtACACCTGTCCACATTTGTGACTGATTACAAGTTCTGCCTCTTTCAAATGAACACATCATATCTCAACTGATAACTCATAGCTAAGTTATCGAGTTGGTAACAACCTCTGTGATTGATCGATGAGTTGGTGCCAGTAACTGATCGCAGTCTGAACAACCTCAGATCCATCTGCTGGTTCCAAACTTTAATTGCTTTAAAATACCGGTCAATATTTAAAAGCTGATGCCGGTCAAATACATACAGGTTACTGAGCACTCATCAGCAGTTAAAAAGTTGCTGTTGCTGTGGTGACAGACCAAAAGGAAACACTTCCCTCCACAtttctttgtgtgatttcagtcGAGCCACACTGACAGCTATCTGTCTCTCTGCACTTCAACACGCGGCCCATCACCACATCACCCTGTGTAATCTCAAGTCTGTTGCTGTGGCAACAGGAAGATCAGAAGGGTGACCTGTCAGTTTGGAGGAGCTGTCGCCGTGAGCAACGACGGCAATCAGCCATCACCTCCCCGCCAGGAGGACAGGTGAAGGAAAGAAATCAAAGAGAAGATGGAGAGATAAAAGGAAGTGAGATAAGCAGGAGGAAGTAACAGGGTGAGGTGTGAGTGGAAATAAATGCCGGCAGCACAGGTGAGTCGAAAACAGCAGCCACACCTGTTAGATTCAAATCTGAAGCACAGCAAACTGAGAACCTGAAAACACCTGGAGCACAGCTGGAGCTGATGCAATGTGAGCGAAACTCGAGTTTCCAACAACAGAGATGACGTGTTTCATCAGGCCCCTCTCCCCATCCCTGCTTCAGCCGGCTAACGAAGCTCTCATGTTACCTCATAGAGCATTCAAGTTCTCACGATGCCGTCGGCTGTGATCTAAATTTTAATGCACTGACCCCCCGATGCAGAAAGTGCTCCTCAGCTTCACAAGGTTAGATCATTATTGGACTCAGGAGAGGCGCCTGCTGATGAACAGCGAGCAGCTGAAGGATCCTTGCATGCCAGCACACACCCTGAATCAAAACTGACCTCGCTGACAGCCATGTTGCCCAAGTTCAGTTTTACTGGGTTTGAATAAATCAGAAACAGAATGACGGCTGGGTAACGAGGACCTGATCCTCATCAAGGTCTCATGTATGACCGGCGGCTTGAGCTCACACAGAGAACACGTGACCCTGTAAACAACGCATCC
Coding sequences within it:
- the mtnr1al gene encoding melatonin receptor type 1A-like, which codes for MDPMRLVDPRHLPQLMPLKDREPTAATGTLGPRNSTPAAGGEAPQHHAVPWVATLLAGVLIATIVVDVIGNLLVIVSVFRNRKLRKAGNAFVVSLAFADLVVAIYPYPLVLTAIFNDGWIAGYIHCQISGFLMGLSVIGSIFNITGIAINRYCYICHSLKYDKLFSNSNTMCYVVLVWALTILAIVPNWFVESLQYDPRVYSCTFAQSVSSLYTIAVVVVHFILPIGIVSYCYLRIWILVIQVRRRVKPDSRPKIKPHDLRNFLTMFVVFVLFAVCWAPLNLIGLAVAVDSTLGRAIPEWLFTASYFMAYFNSCLNAVVYGVLNHNFRKEYKRIVLIIFKFHC